Part of the bacterium genome, CATGGCGCGTCTGCTGCCGGCGGAGGGACTCACCGTGCTGGCGCTGGCGCAAGTCGAGGCCGTGCTCGCGGCAGGCATCCTTGGCGGGATCTGCCTGATGGGGATCGGCGGGCGACTGCGGCGCGGCGGCGAGGAGTGGTCGACGGCGCGCTGGCGGGGCTTCCTCGCGATCTGCGCCGCGTACCTCGCCGGCAGCCTCGCGCTGGTGCTCGGGGACTAGCGGCCCGGCGGTCCGGCCGCCGGCGTCACCGCCGCGGCCGCGCGATCCCGCGGGCGAGGTCCGCCGCCGCCGCGGCGAGTGCCAGCGGATTCGGAGCGGCGAGGACGCGGTCGCACAGCGGCGCGTAGGCCGCAATCGCCGAGTCGCCGCTTCCCCAGAGGGAGACCGGCTCCGGGACGATCCAGACGAGGTGCCGGCAGCGCCGCCGCAGGGTCTCGAGTTCCCATTCTTGGGCGGGGAAGCGGTTGTTGCGGGCGTCCCCGAGGATCACGACCACGCTGCGTCCGCCGGCCGCGCGCGGGAAGTCGCGGTTGAAGCGCCGGAGCATCTCGCCGTGGTCCGAGAGCGCGTCGAGCGGCAGGTGCGGCGCGAGGGCCGCGGCGATCTCGGCGGCCGGCGCGCCGGCGAGTTCGCGGGGGATCTCCGCGGGTCGGTCGACGTAGGCGAAGGCGCGCACGCCGGCGAAGGCGCCGCGCAGGCGGCCGAGGATCAGCAGGAACAGCGACGCGGCCCGGCGCACCGAGCCCGAGAGGTCTGCGAGCAGGACGAGGTCGCGGCGCGAAGGCACGCGCGCCTTCCTGCGGAGCACGAACGGGACGCCCCCGTGCACCAGGTTGGCGCGCAGGGTGGCCGTCATGTCCAGGCGGCCGCGCCGGGAGCGGCGGC contains:
- a CDS encoding VWA domain-containing protein encodes the protein DAARRGALAKGFRERWGAAEEREAAAAMEALAGRLVTRLGRRRRRSRRGRLDMTATLRANLVHGGVPFVLRRKARVPSRRDLVLLADLSGSVRRAASLFLLILGRLRGAFAGVRAFAYVDRPAEIPRELAGAPAAEIAAALAPHLPLDALSDHGEMLRRFNRDFPRAAGGRSVVVILGDARNNRFPAQEWELETLRRRCRHLVWIVPEPVSLWGSGDSAIAAYAPLCDRVLAAPNPLALAAAAADLARGIARPRR